DNA from Victivallaceae bacterium:
AATTATACTCCGTCCGCTTGGAGACGCGGTACGAAAGTTTCTGTCCCTAAAGAAACCTGGCAAGATGTCGGAGGCTGGGACCCTCTCGGAACCATTCCTGAAGTCCCTGAAAGTATCGAATTCACTAATGAAGCGCTACCGGTAGGAGGAAGCTCCGGACCTACGCCTTCGGGTGGATTTGTCATACCTCCAATCAATGTCAACGTTAATCTCGGAGGAATCACTACCAACGTTAATACGACCGGTGGGTCGACTACCGTTTCCACAACGGAATCACCCGGTTCAACCAAAGATACTTCTGCTGCTGCTGATGATATTTCCGATGCCGAAAGCAGTTCCGATGTCGAAGAGATAAACATATCATATGCGGAACAGGGATCCGGAGAACCGAATATGGCTGCCGCCGACGGCAAAAACGTAACGACATCCACAGCTTCTTCTCAAGCTGAAGAAACAACCGTCAGCTCTAAAATACCCAGTTTATCACTCCCTGAAGAATCCTTATCAAATCCTTTCACCGCTCCGGCTCGAGAAGTTGCAAGTGCTCTCAGCAACGTTCTCTCTTCTGCAAGTAGACGAACGACGTCCGGAAGAACGACACCCCAACAAGGACCCGAATCGAATTCCGGTCCGGAGCTACTGAAAAAAATCAGAGCTCACCTGGATAAGGCTTTTACTTCCCAAGGAACGCTTAAACCGGAGTATCGAGATCGGGCTAATATAGCTGAAATCATCACTCAACATGAACAGGGAGGACAAGACGGTATCTATCACGCCGAACTGGTATCGGTTTATGATCCCCTGGAAAACTTTGATTTCGGGACCGAAGATACTACCGCCTCAATCTCCGACAGAAGGACTATGATGGCCTCAATAAACAATGTGACGAGCACTCTAACTAATATGCTCGAGAACATAAATCAATCTATAACAACAACCGAACCGGCCACGACTATCCCATTACCTCGAACAGCGACGTATATGGCAAGCTCGGTACCGCTGACTACGGTAGCTGATCGTATTGACAATATCACGGAATCCCAATCTCTTCTAAACTCAAGACCTTGGGATACCGGCGGAGGAGGAGGGACCGACTTAGCTAATATTAAATCAATTGAGACAGCCGCTAGTCAGGTAACTCAAGCACTTGACAACTTGCTAAAAGAGCTGAACTTGGAATAAATAAACCTCGATCTTCCGAAAACGATTCATGCCATGTTATGGTATACGACATCGATATCGTCTATGTCCTCCAGCCATTCAATAAGCGCTATGTTTGCTTTACCTTCTTCTTCGTTGCAATCAACCTGTCTTAAAGGAAGATATGTCAACTCTTCTTCAACGATTTTGACATTTTCAGCTTCAAGTTTTTCCTTAACCTCAAATAATAAATGAGGTTCCGTAATAACCATAAATCTTCCGTCCTCATCCTGTATCAGATCTTCGGCTCCGGCTTCTATGATTTCCTTAAGTAAAGCGTCTTCTTCAATAGATCCTGAATCAACGTAACAAACACCCTTTCTTGCAAAAGTATAAAGAACGCTTCCGGGTTCCACTAAGGTTCCGCCTCGTTTATTAACGGCTATTCTGATATCGGAAGCCGTTCTGTTTTTATTGTCGGTTAACGCCTCAACTATGATTCCTACCCCCCCATAACCGTAAAGCTCATAAACGACTGCTTCGAAAGCCTTTTGATCAACGGAGCCTGCTTTTTTGATATTACGTTCAATATTATCGTTAGGAATGTTGTGGGCCTTAGCTTTTTGAACAACCATTCTCAATCTGGGATTGGACTTAACATCAGAGCCTCCGTTTTTAACGGCACTTATCATCTCTTTGATAATACGAGAAAAGATTTTGGATTTTTTATTATCCGCTCTTTCCTTTCGATGCTTAATATTTGCCCATTTACTATGACCGGCCATTGATAATTACCTAAATACAATTCTTTCTTTTGAAAAAGACCTCTTACAAATATCTTTCCATGGTTATTTTTGCTAAATAATGTCCGTCTTCTTTGTAATAATGATTCTGTCGTCCCACTTCCATAAAACCGAATCTTCGATACAGATTAATAGCTTTATTTTCTTCATACACCTCAAGATAAAGCAACTCCAATCTGAAATGATTTTTAGCTAAATGACAAAGATTGTTAAGTAAATAAGTCCCAATCCCCTGTCCTCGAAATTTCCCTCCGACGATGATGGATACGAGAGCATGGTGCGCAACTTTTATGTAAGGCATCAATACCAAAGTAGCTATACCGCAAACCTCTCCGTTAAGGGTTGTCGTCAAACTGCTTTTATAACGAGAAAATCCGATCCAAAATCTCACGGAATCATCTATCTCGGCTTCCGTTTTAAAAGGAAAACCGCGACTTACGCCCGGCTCCATGCTCCACTGTTTAATATATACTCCGTCATCAAGAGTGGAGTATCTAATTTCCAATCCTTCGATAGGCGGTTTAATGGCTTCTTTCATTCTTTTTCTCCGAATTTCTTGAGGTAAGCAATCACGAAATCGTCTAAAAATTCTCCGTCCATCATTCCTTTGACATCTCCGATCTCAAAACCGGTTCTGGCATCCTTAACCAAAGTATACGGTTGAAACACATAATTACGTATCTGTGATCCCCAAGCGATTTCTCTTTTCTCACCTCTTTCCGTATCGAGTTGTTCTTTTCTTTCACGCACTTCTTTTTCATAAAGACGTGCTTTCAAAATTTTCATACAACTCTCTCTATTCTGTATCTGACTACGTTCGTTTTGACAAGTCACCACGATTCCCGTAGGTAAATGGGTAATTCTCACCGCCGAATCCGTAACGTTTACGTGCTGGCCGCCTGCTCCGGACGATCGATAAGTATCGATTCGCAGATCTCCGGGTTTTACGTCAATGACAATGTCATCATCCAACTCGGGAAAAACATCCACGGAAGCAAAACTCGTGTGTCTACGCGCATTACTGTCGAAAGGCGATATTCTGACCAAACGATGCACGCCTTTTTCGGCACGACAATAACCGTAAACAAACTCCCCGGAAACTTTGACCAAAACATTCTTGATCCCAGCGACATCCCCATCCAACTTATCAAGTATCTCCATCGTCCAATCGTGCTTTAAAAACCAACGGGAATACATCCTAAACAGCATTTCTGTCCAATCGCAAGATTCCGTTCCGCCGGCTCCCGCATTAATGGCAAAAAAACAATTTCTATCATCTCCGGGAGACGATAAAATCCTCTTGGATTCGAGACCCTCCAATAATTGCGAACATTTCGAAAGTTCTTGCCATAGATCTTCAAGAATATCGCTATCGGAAACCGCTTCTTCCAAAAAAAATCTCACATCGCTGATTCGTTCTCTCAATTCGGAATAAGGAATTACCCATTCCTTAAGACGATTTGCTCGAGAGATGATCCGTTTAGCCGATTCCTGATCGTTCCAGAAGGAAGGATCGGCTATTTCTTTTTCTTTTTCAATAAGTTCAGTCTCTTTTACCGATAAGTCAAAGACACCCCGCAATTCGCTCGAAATCGGAAACTATTTCTGTGAATTTCGCCTTCAGATCATTCAAATTATGCATTTTCTATCCGACACCTAAAATATTACCTTAAATTAGGCTCTCGATTTTAAAGAGTTTGAGACTTTATATACAAAAATAAAAAACCTTTCGATACTTCCCTTTCGCAAAATATGTTATTTACATTCAAAAACAAAAAATTGACACATTCAAGCAATTTGTTTTGACGAGAAACCAAATGCAGGATAAAAAAGTTGCCGTAAGACATGTTCTTTGCCCGCTCTTCTTAAAAAGACGGGAGCAACCGAAACAAGATAAGGAGACAACACCACATGAACTCAAAAAACAAAAACAGTGCTTTCATGCAACCGGTAGCGATTAGCTCTGACCTAGCAGCAATCGTCGGCGAAGGACCTATGCCAAGGACTGAAATCGTGAAAAACGTATGGGTTTACATCAAAAAACATAAGTGTCAAGATCCTCAAAACAAAAGAAACATCGTGCCCGATGAGAAGTTAGCCAAGGTGTTCGGTTCAAAAGAACCGATCGATATGTTCCAAATGACAAAGATTTTATCGAGTCATATTAAAAAATAACTTACCGTTTGGGTTGGGGAGCGAGATTGCTTTTATTCACTCGCTCTTTTATAATCCGACACATGCCGTCACTAATTAAGTTCTTGCCGTTATTTCCTTTGCTTTTTGGAATTTGGTCTTTTTATGTAGAGCCGAATATCATTTCTCTTACTCGCCTTCGATGGTATTTGGGTGAAAAAAGTCGGCATCTTTCCGGTTTGAAATTGGTTCATATTTCAGATTTGCATCTGAATTCAACGCAATCGGAAAAATTTCTTGAAAAAATCATACGAAAAATCAATGAGCTTTCTCCCGATATCTTGCTTTTTTCCGGAGATTTTCTATGTCATGCCACCCTTCACAATGAAGATCGTTTAAAAAAATTTTTAAATAAATTCTCTCCTAAGATGGGGGCATTCTGCGTACTCGGTAATCATGACTACGCACAATACGTTTCCGGAAATGAGAAGGGAATGATCGATATCATAAAACCTGGTGTTTTCCGAACATTTAAAAGAATACTGGCATCGATTCTTAACGTTTTCAAAGCCAATCAATCGCGTAAAGGAACGACCGAAGACGCTAAGAAAGTCGGCTTAAACGAAAAATTATGTAACTTACTGAAAGAAACTCCTTTTCGAATTTTGAATAATGAGACGGTGACGCTTCCTATCGGTCTTAATATTGTCGGTTTAGGTGAATTATTTCTTTCTCAATGTCGACCGGACATTGCCTATCGAAACTATAAGCCCGATTTTCCGGGAATCGTTCTGGTTCACAATCCCGATGCCATACCCGATTTGTCCGTTTATCCCGGAGAGTGGATTTTTTCCGGGCACACGCACGGTCAACAAATTTATATTCCTTGGCCGAAGTTCGGGAAACGGCTCTCTGAAAAACTGACCGGACTTGAAAATCCGGAATTTTGTCGAGGATATATTCGGGTTGGAAATAAACAGGTATACGTAACTAGAGGGTTAGGTAGTACTAATCGCATTCGATTCAATTCAACCCCTGAAATCTGTTTGATAGAGTGTCATTGATATGAAGAACGACATCAGTCTTATTTTTCTCGCGGGCGGAATCGGATCGCGATTCGGAACCTCCACACCCAAACAATTTCTTCCCTTAAACGGGATTCCGGTAGCTTTTCATTCATTAAAAACTTTTCTTTTAAGAGATGATCTTTCTGAAATCATCGTTGTCTGTTCGGGAAAATATCGATCTATTTTCAAGGATTTCCCCGTTCGGTTTGCCTCTCCCGGTAATCAACGTATCGATTCCGTTGCTTCGGGATTGAAAAAACTTTCAACTGCAAGTAAATACGTTTGTATCCATGATGCAGTTCGACCCTTTATCAATAACAATGATATATCCGAACTCTTCGTTAAAGGTCGCCAAACCGGAGCCGCCGCTCTTGCGGAACCTATAATTAATACCGTTAAAGAAATCGATCCCGATCAATCCCTGATAGTGAAAACCGTCAATCGCGATTTACTGGTTAAAACTCATACTCCTCAATTTCTGGAAGCATCCGTTTTAAAAAAAGGTCTTCTAAAAGCCCAAAAGCAAAATCTGATTTTAACCGATGACGTCTCTTGTGCCGAACTTTTGGGAACTCCTTGTACATATGTCTTCACTAAAGACCTTAACATTAAAATCACGAGTCCTAAAGATCTGGCAATAGCCCAAGCTCTCATTCAACTATGACATGTAAATATAAATTAATTATCGAGTACATAGGAACTTACTACTCAGGATGGCAAAAACAGCCGAACAAACCTACGATTCAAGAGGAAACGGAAAAAGCTCTATCCAAAATTTTTCGTTCGAAAATAATCGTCATCGGATCGGGGCGAACGGACGCAGGGGTACACGCGGTAGGGCAAACAGCCCATATTACTCTTCCCAAGCCGAAAAAAGAGCTATCTCATCTACAACTACGAAATTCCTTAAACGCTTTACTACCCAAAGACATCACCATTCGGGCACTTGATCCGATAACGGATGATTTTCACGCACGATTTTCCGCAAAGGGAAAAATTTATCGTTATTACATCACTAAAAGAAAAAAACCGAGTCCCTTTCTTGAACCTTTTCGACATGCAATTTCTTATCCTTTAGATCTTAAGGCTATGCAAAATGCGGCTTCCTTCTTAATCGGGGAACATGATTTTGCTTCTTTTTCAAATAGTGGGCGTACTTATAAAACCACCGTTAGAAATATCAACAAACTCGAAATTCAAGAACAAGACGAAGACGTTATTTTCGAATTTTCCGGCAACGGATTCTTATACAAAATGGTCCGCAATATTACCGGCACTCTAATTGAAATCGGCAAACATAAAATGAAACCGAAACAGATACGAGACATCATGAATACCGGCAACCGCATCCACGCCGCCGAAACGGCTCCCGCAAAAGGCTTATTCTTACATCAAGTGCTTTATTAAATTTTCATTCCAAAACAAGTTCTTTCAAAGAAGCAATGTGAATGGCATTCACCGGTAATTCGATATCATCGACGGCATTAACGAATACCGCTACGGCAGTAATTTTGGAAAGAGCACTTAATCCTTTAACGGAATCTTCAAATCCGATCACACGCATCCCCTTGCAATAAAAACGATCGTACGCATACATATAAGCATCGGGCGCCGGTTTCGGTCGCGAATAAAGTTCTCGAGTTACCCAATCCATTTCACTCAAACAAGGATATCTTTGCATTAATTTTCGTGCGATGGGACGGGAAGCATTAGTAACGACAACCGCTTTCTTGTCCAACCGTTTAAGACAAGCCAACACTTCAGGAACTCCAGGCATCAAATCAATACAATCTTTTGCAACCAAATCGATATACGTATGATGTTTCTTTAGATATAAATCATCCCAAAATTCATTAACTTCAGGAACTCGAGAAACCAAGTAAGCTTTTAAGGCTTCCAGATCTTTGCCTACAAGCCGACGGTGTTCAAGATAATCCAAATCATAAGGCAATCCGAAAAAAGCGAAGGCACTTAAAAAAGCTTCATAATGAACCTTTTCGGAATCTATCAAAAGACCGTCACAATCAAAAAAAAAGAGATCGTAATGAGATAAAACAATCGACACAAATTCCCTACCCGTTACTCTTATAACCGAATGAAATCCCAGTGGAATCGCCCGGAATGATAGCATTAAGCATCTTTTTCATAAAGAGACGGCTTATAAAATGAAAGTGTTCATACTGATAGCGTGTCTTTGCTGTATGACGGCTTGCCATCCGCAACACGGCAAAAAAAAATATATATCTCATTATTCAATTATCGGTCAAAAAACCGGACGATTTTTTTTTCTACCTGAATCCCAAAAACGTTCTCCTCCGAATTATCCCCATCGGGAGTATATGGAAAAAGTCATTCCTTCCGTAACCAAACAATCTTTTAGATGTAAAGGGAAAGGCGACTTTGCAAACAATACCTTCGATTGTAAGGGAATATTCGAACACGGCTTACCGCTCAGAGATAATAAAGAGTTCGTTTACCCCTGTTTGATTGATCTACTGAATTATATCATCAAAAAATCCGGAGTAAAAGTCACTATTACTGAAGGTCACAGTTGTCCTAATCATAAAAAACATCTTAACCCCGAATCCCCGGACTTAACTTCCAAACATCTGATCGGAGCGGCGGTCACGTTTAAAACGATAGATCTTTCTACAGAAAAGCTTTTCCGAATCATTAAACGTTATTATGCCGTACATCCTGCTTATCGCACGTGTCCCGAATATACGAATTTCAATCAAGAAGACCTTCAACTATTCAATAAAGAAGTCTTCGTCTGCACATGCATCGATAAAGAAAAATCTTTATGCACTACCATGGAAGTTCTATACGATAGGGATAAATTGTGTCCCATCGAAATTAACTCCGAAAATATTCAAAACTATTTGCGTTATTAATACTAAAAGATCTACCCTTTTTTCTCCTTTGCCGGTGTGGCGAAATGGTAGACGCGATAGACTCAAAATCTATTCTTAGTAATAAGGTGTTGGTTCGAGTCCGATCACCGGCAAGGTTTTTTGATTTTCCTTCGGTCGAAATTTCCCAATCTTTTCCTTTTTCATATTGCCATAAAACTTGCAGTAGTTATTTTTAGAGAAAGAATCCCTTCTTTCGGATAGATCCTTATGCAAGAAAACAAATTGTTGCAGCTTTTAAAAAAGAAAAAAGGTTTGTTTGAATCTTTCCTTGATCTTACGGAAACCGAAAGTCTTTTATCCGTCAGCGAATGGGAAAGCGTACTTAAACAAAAAAAAGTCCTTTTATCCTGCATTGAAGATATCGATGAGCGATTGCAATCGTTTAAAGAAGGCTTTACCGAAATTTCACAGGAAGTCACAAACGAAATCGATGATATTAAGCAAATCGTCTCTAGAATCCTAGAACTTGATTCCTTAAATTATCTTGAAAGGAAAAGAGAATTACGGTCCTATGAACAAAGAATTGCTCAATCTCAATGATAATGTTTCTAAACTTTTTCATAATGCAGTTGAAATCGAACGTCTACAACAAAATCTTAAGGAAAAAGTCGATCTCCTTAAGAACCGTCTTCAAATCTCTCATCGAGAAACGGAAAATGTCATTTCTCTTATTCCGGACGGTATTTTGTTAATCAATCATGCCGAGCGTATTTTCGTTTGCAATGCCGCTGCCAGAGCAATTTTGGATCTTCCTACTGGGATAGAAACCAAAGATTATCATTTTTCTCATTTTTTTAAAGATGATCTATTCGGTTTTTCCGTCAGTCAAATGCTTAAAAATCCGGAAAAACCCAAAACTTTTTGTCTTACTTTTTCCAATCATTACGAAACAAAAGACGTTGAAGTTTTTGTACGTTCATACGAAAACGGATTGTTCATTTTAATTCGAGATCGGTCTTCCTATAAACAACTGGAACAATCTCTGGAAAAATACAAGAGCATAGCAGAATTGGGTCAAATGGTAGCGACTTTAGCTCATGAAATCAGAAATCCTTTAACCGGTATCGAAGGATTCGCAGGAATTTTAGAAGAAGAATTGCTGAATCCCAGGCATAAAAAAATGATTCGCTCGGTAATCGAGGGTACACGATCTCTCAATTATCTAGTCTCATCCATGTTGCAATATACCCACATTCCCTCATTAACTCTTTATCCTACGAATATCTGTGATTTCATAACAAAACTTCTTCCTCTTTTTGAAGCTCCTTTTTCTTCCGGGCGACTGTTTTTTAACATCGAAAATCCTACCGTCGTAAGATCGATCGATAAAGATCGTTTTCAATCCGTTCTATGGAATTTGATAAAAAATGCTTTCGAAGCTTCATTACCGAATAAAACTATCGTCATCACTCTTACGAATGACGGTGACATTATCATTACCAATGAAGGAGACCCCATTCCTCAAGATAAGATCAATCAATTGTTCGTTCCTTTTTTCACTACTAAACCTGATGGGAACGGATTGGGTTTGGCAGAATCTTTGAAAGTGATACGAATGCACGGTGGTAACATTGTCGTCAAATCAATGACCGAACAAACTTCATTTATCATTAAACTTCCCGGATAACATGAAAATCAAGTCCATTTTGGTTGTAGATGATGAACCCCTTATTCGAGATTTTTTGGAAACCTTACTGAAAAAATACGGGTACGCAGTACAAACGGTATCTCAATATAAAGACGTCAAAAAACTTATTTCCAAAAAAAAATTCGATTTGGTCATCACGGATATGAATCTCGAAGACGGGTCCGGTTTGGACGTGATCAGAGCAGTCCGAGCAAGGTCTTCTCACATTTCAATACTCGTTATTACGGCTTTTGCCACGATAGAAAATGCGGTAGCTGCTGTAAAGCACGGAGCTTTTAATTACATAACAAAGCCTTTCTCTCCTGAAACTCTGTTGACTTTCATTAAAAAAGCGGAAGAACATGCTTCATTTCATCAAAACGACGATATCAATACGGAAATCGGCAGCAATGACTATCCGTTTGTTTCCGAAAGTCCTAAAATGCAAAGTGTTTTAATTACGGCTAAACAAGCCGCTTTGAGCAATGCCAATATTTTCATTCACGGAGAATCCGGGTCCGGGAAAGAGGTGATCTCGAAATTCATTCACGAAGCTTCTCCGCGATCCATGCATCCTTATATCAAAATCAATTGTGCAGCTATCCCGGAAACTTTGTTGGAATCGGAATTTTTCGGACATGAAAAAGGAGCTTTTACCGGAGCTTTAAATAAAAAACCGGGAAGATTCGAACTGGCTGATAAAGGAACTCTTCTTCTTGACGAAATTACTGAAGTGCCGGTCCCTTTACAAGCCAAATTATTAAGAGCTATACAAGAAAAAGAATTCGAACATTTAGGAGGCACGAAAACAATATCCGTAGATATTCGTATTCTGGCCACTTCGAATAGGAATTTGCAGCAAGCTCTTCAAGAGAAAATATTCAGAGAAGATCTCTACTATAGATTAAATGTTATCTCGCTCTCCATCCCTCCTTTAAGAGAACGTAAAGAAGATATTCTTCCTCTGGCCGAACATTTTTTAAAAGACTTTCGTCAATCCCATGAAAAGTCCTTAAAACGATTATCCCGGAGTGCCGTAGAAAAACTATGCAAATATTCTTGGCCGGGGAATATACGCGAACTGTCCAATGTCATAGAACGATCCGTAATTCTCAGTTCTACGGACATAATATCGGCAGAAGATTTGCTTATCTGATATAAGTCGTGTTCATTCCAAAATACTGTTGTTATTAATTATAAATCGGCATTACCATGTACCTCTCGGTTTTTTTGGTTTCCGAGAAAATTTCTACCTAAGCACCGATAGCTCAATTGGATAGAGTATCCGGCTTCGGACCGGATGGTT
Protein-coding regions in this window:
- a CDS encoding N-acetyltransferase, which translates into the protein MKEAIKPPIEGLEIRYSTLDDGVYIKQWSMEPGVSRGFPFKTEAEIDDSVRFWIGFSRYKSSLTTTLNGEVCGIATLVLMPYIKVAHHALVSIIVGGKFRGQGIGTYLLNNLCHLAKNHFRLELLYLEVYEENKAINLYRRFGFMEVGRQNHYYKEDGHYLAKITMERYL
- a CDS encoding YebC/PmpR family DNA-binding transcriptional regulator, with the protein product MAGHSKWANIKHRKERADNKKSKIFSRIIKEMISAVKNGGSDVKSNPRLRMVVQKAKAHNIPNDNIERNIKKAGSVDQKAFEAVVYELYGYGGVGIIVEALTDNKNRTASDIRIAVNKRGGTLVEPGSVLYTFARKGVCYVDSGSIEEDALLKEIIEAGAEDLIQDEDGRFMVITEPHLLFEVKEKLEAENVKIVEEELTYLPLRQVDCNEEEGKANIALIEWLEDIDDIDVVYHNMA
- a CDS encoding SWIB/MDM2 domain-containing protein; this translates as MNSKNKNSAFMQPVAISSDLAAIVGEGPMPRTEIVKNVWVYIKKHKCQDPQNKRNIVPDEKLAKVFGSKEPIDMFQMTKILSSHIKK
- a CDS encoding HAD family phosphatase; protein product: MLSFRAIPLGFHSVIRVTGREFVSIVLSHYDLFFFDCDGLLIDSEKVHYEAFLSAFAFFGLPYDLDYLEHRRLVGKDLEALKAYLVSRVPEVNEFWDDLYLKKHHTYIDLVAKDCIDLMPGVPEVLACLKRLDKKAVVVTNASRPIARKLMQRYPCLSEMDWVTRELYSRPKPAPDAYMYAYDRFYCKGMRVIGFEDSVKGLSALSKITAVAVFVNAVDDIELPVNAIHIASLKELVLE
- the lpxG gene encoding UDP-2,3-diacylglucosamine diphosphatase LpxG translates to MPSLIKFLPLFPLLFGIWSFYVEPNIISLTRLRWYLGEKSRHLSGLKLVHISDLHLNSTQSEKFLEKIIRKINELSPDILLFSGDFLCHATLHNEDRLKKFLNKFSPKMGAFCVLGNHDYAQYVSGNEKGMIDIIKPGVFRTFKRILASILNVFKANQSRKGTTEDAKKVGLNEKLCNLLKETPFRILNNETVTLPIGLNIVGLGELFLSQCRPDIAYRNYKPDFPGIVLVHNPDAIPDLSVYPGEWIFSGHTHGQQIYIPWPKFGKRLSEKLTGLENPEFCRGYIRVGNKQVYVTRGLGSTNRIRFNSTPEICLIECH
- the ispD gene encoding 2-C-methyl-D-erythritol 4-phosphate cytidylyltransferase — protein: MKNDISLIFLAGGIGSRFGTSTPKQFLPLNGIPVAFHSLKTFLLRDDLSEIIVVCSGKYRSIFKDFPVRFASPGNQRIDSVASGLKKLSTASKYVCIHDAVRPFINNNDISELFVKGRQTGAAALAEPIINTVKEIDPDQSLIVKTVNRDLLVKTHTPQFLEASVLKKGLLKAQKQNLILTDDVSCAELLGTPCTYVFTKDLNIKITSPKDLAIAQALIQL
- a CDS encoding sigma-54 dependent transcriptional regulator is translated as MKIKSILVVDDEPLIRDFLETLLKKYGYAVQTVSQYKDVKKLISKKKFDLVITDMNLEDGSGLDVIRAVRARSSHISILVITAFATIENAVAAVKHGAFNYITKPFSPETLLTFIKKAEEHASFHQNDDINTEIGSNDYPFVSESPKMQSVLITAKQAALSNANIFIHGESGSGKEVISKFIHEASPRSMHPYIKINCAAIPETLLESEFFGHEKGAFTGALNKKPGRFELADKGTLLLDEITEVPVPLQAKLLRAIQEKEFEHLGGTKTISVDIRILATSNRNLQQALQEKIFREDLYYRLNVISLSIPPLRERKEDILPLAEHFLKDFRQSHEKSLKRLSRSAVEKLCKYSWPGNIRELSNVIERSVILSSTDIISAEDLLI
- a CDS encoding histidine kinase dimerization/phospho-acceptor domain-containing protein translates to MNKELLNLNDNVSKLFHNAVEIERLQQNLKEKVDLLKNRLQISHRETENVISLIPDGILLINHAERIFVCNAAARAILDLPTGIETKDYHFSHFFKDDLFGFSVSQMLKNPEKPKTFCLTFSNHYETKDVEVFVRSYENGLFILIRDRSSYKQLEQSLEKYKSIAELGQMVATLAHEIRNPLTGIEGFAGILEEELLNPRHKKMIRSVIEGTRSLNYLVSSMLQYTHIPSLTLYPTNICDFITKLLPLFEAPFSSGRLFFNIENPTVVRSIDKDRFQSVLWNLIKNAFEASLPNKTIVITLTNDGDIIITNEGDPIPQDKINQLFVPFFTTKPDGNGLGLAESLKVIRMHGGNIVVKSMTEQTSFIIKLPG
- the prfB gene encoding peptide chain release factor 2, translated to MRGVFDLSVKETELIEKEKEIADPSFWNDQESAKRIISRANRLKEWVIPYSELRERISDVRFFLEEAVSDSDILEDLWQELSKCSQLLEGLESKRILSSPGDDRNCFFAINAGAGGTESCDWTEMLFRMYSRWFLKHDWTMEILDKLDGDVAGIKNVLVKVSGEFVYGYCRAEKGVHRLVRISPFDSNARRHTSFASVDVFPELDDDIVIDVKPGDLRIDTYRSSGAGGQHVNVTDSAVRITHLPTGIVVTCQNERSQIQNRESCMKILKARLYEKEVRERKEQLDTERGEKREIAWGSQIRNYVFQPYTLVKDARTGFEIGDVKGMMDGEFLDDFVIAYLKKFGEKE
- the truA gene encoding tRNA pseudouridine(38-40) synthase TruA, which codes for MTCKYKLIIEYIGTYYSGWQKQPNKPTIQEETEKALSKIFRSKIIVIGSGRTDAGVHAVGQTAHITLPKPKKELSHLQLRNSLNALLPKDITIRALDPITDDFHARFSAKGKIYRYYITKRKKPSPFLEPFRHAISYPLDLKAMQNAASFLIGEHDFASFSNSGRTYKTTVRNINKLEIQEQDEDVIFEFSGNGFLYKMVRNITGTLIEIGKHKMKPKQIRDIMNTGNRIHAAETAPAKGLFLHQVLY